A region of Streptomyces sp. NBC_01788 DNA encodes the following proteins:
- a CDS encoding putative bifunctional diguanylate cyclase/phosphodiesterase, which produces MEPTESAAPHSRLRRMADAWRGRRERTPARPRATEHAGRVAGQYTVARARASAHTAVERFSGPSGIEPERHPSRSVLPPSIVAAAVSVLGVGVYRAFTDQHALFPSGTAGWCLALLTGVIVGHLVMLGRARWWGGTGSGATLTVAVLLLYGWVPAGMVSLTVVVLVAAARRHRWRQGVLHGAVDILGIGAGGLVLGAFGRVPTVESPWNPAGWTTSTVAPVVLAAGAYLLVTRGLLWFVHHFRGPGAPAVARTAVIRQGLVAVALLGISPLVCVVAVAKPVLLPLFAVPLIALDSSLWIARARAEEQLRDPLTGLPNRQWLLERIWTALDDAERIGARSALMLIDLDRFRSVNDTLGHLAGDRLLLQIADRLRQALPRGAEAARLGGDEFAVLLPVADSTTSATRIARALVTVLSSPLDLDGLTLVLEASAGVAVFPDHAQDAEGMLRRADVAMYQAKRDRTGVEVYESKRDSNTPDRLGLLGDLRRALDAHEVRLHYQPKVRFDGQVAGLEALVRWVHPERGKVPPDEFIAIAESSGLMPHLTEYVLETALAQVARWRAQGLYVPVAVNVSPRDVHIPGFAGSVAARLARHGVPAGALQLEITEHVLLEDPQRAADTLHALTGHGVKMSLDDFGTGYSSLVHLRRLPVSELKIDRSFVARLAVDTEDAEIVRCTVDLAHSLGLLVVAEGVEDDETWERLRDLGCDAVQGWLVAAAMPPEETTAWLRARGSRGWQRPAAALPAAAADE; this is translated from the coding sequence CGCCGGATGGCCGACGCGTGGCGGGGGAGACGGGAGCGGACGCCGGCGCGTCCGCGCGCGACGGAGCACGCCGGACGCGTTGCGGGACAGTACACCGTCGCGCGCGCCCGCGCCTCCGCACACACGGCCGTCGAACGCTTCTCCGGACCGTCCGGCATCGAACCCGAACGGCACCCGTCCCGCTCCGTGTTGCCCCCGTCGATCGTCGCCGCGGCCGTGTCCGTGCTGGGCGTCGGCGTGTACCGGGCGTTCACCGACCAGCACGCGCTCTTCCCGTCCGGCACGGCCGGCTGGTGCCTGGCCCTGCTCACCGGCGTCATCGTCGGTCACCTGGTCATGCTCGGCCGGGCCCGCTGGTGGGGCGGCACCGGCTCCGGCGCCACCCTCACCGTCGCCGTGCTGCTGCTCTACGGCTGGGTGCCCGCCGGCATGGTCAGCCTCACCGTCGTCGTCCTGGTCGCGGCGGCCCGGCGCCACCGCTGGCGGCAGGGCGTGCTGCACGGGGCGGTGGACATCCTCGGCATCGGCGCCGGCGGCCTGGTGCTGGGCGCCTTCGGCCGCGTGCCGACCGTGGAGAGCCCCTGGAACCCGGCCGGCTGGACGACCTCCACCGTGGCCCCGGTCGTGCTGGCGGCGGGGGCCTACCTGCTCGTCACCCGCGGCCTGCTCTGGTTCGTGCACCACTTCCGCGGCCCCGGAGCGCCCGCCGTCGCCCGCACCGCCGTGATCAGACAGGGCCTGGTCGCCGTCGCCCTGCTCGGCATCTCCCCGCTGGTCTGTGTCGTGGCCGTGGCCAAACCCGTCCTGCTGCCGCTGTTCGCCGTCCCGCTCATCGCCCTCGACTCCTCCCTGTGGATAGCCCGCGCCCGGGCCGAGGAGCAGCTCCGCGACCCGCTGACCGGACTGCCCAACCGGCAGTGGCTCCTGGAGCGCATCTGGACCGCCCTGGACGACGCCGAACGCATCGGTGCCCGGTCCGCGCTGATGCTGATCGACCTGGACCGGTTCCGTTCGGTCAACGACACACTCGGTCATCTCGCGGGGGACCGGCTGCTGTTGCAGATCGCCGACCGGCTGCGGCAGGCGCTGCCGCGCGGGGCGGAGGCCGCGCGGCTCGGCGGCGACGAGTTCGCCGTGCTGCTGCCGGTCGCCGACTCCACGACGTCCGCGACCCGGATCGCGCGCGCCCTGGTCACCGTCCTCAGCTCCCCGCTCGACCTCGACGGACTCACCCTGGTCCTGGAGGCCAGCGCGGGAGTCGCCGTCTTCCCCGACCACGCCCAGGACGCCGAAGGCATGCTGCGCCGGGCGGACGTGGCGATGTACCAGGCCAAGCGGGACCGCACGGGCGTGGAGGTCTACGAGTCCAAGCGTGACTCCAACACCCCCGACCGGCTGGGGCTGCTGGGCGATCTGCGCCGGGCCCTCGACGCCCACGAGGTCCGGCTGCACTACCAGCCGAAGGTCCGCTTCGACGGGCAGGTCGCGGGACTGGAGGCGCTGGTCCGCTGGGTGCACCCCGAGCGCGGCAAGGTGCCGCCGGACGAGTTCATAGCGATCGCCGAGTCCTCGGGCCTGATGCCCCATCTGACGGAGTACGTGCTGGAGACCGCGCTCGCGCAGGTCGCCCGGTGGCGGGCCCAGGGTCTGTACGTGCCGGTCGCGGTCAACGTCTCCCCGCGCGATGTGCACATACCCGGGTTCGCCGGTTCGGTGGCCGCGCGGCTGGCCCGGCACGGCGTGCCGGCCGGAGCGCTCCAGCTGGAGATCACCGAGCACGTCCTGCTCGAGGACCCGCAGCGGGCCGCCGACACCCTGCACGCCCTGACCGGGCACGGTGTGAAGATGTCGCTGGACGACTTCGGCACCGGCTACTCCTCGCTGGTGCACCTGCGCCGGCTGCCGGTGAGCGAGCTGAAGATCGACCGCTCGTTCGTGGCCCGGCTGGCGGTCGACACCGAGGACGCCGAGATCGTGCGCTGCACCGTCGACCTCGCGCACTCCCTCGGTCTGCTCGTCGTCGCGGAGGGCGTCGAGGACGACGAGACCTGGGAACGGCTGCGGGACCTCGGCTGCGACGCCGTACAGGGCTGGCTCGTCGCGGCCGCGATGCCGCCGGAGGAGACGACGGCGTGGCTGCGGGCGCGCGGGTCGCGCGGCTGGCAGCGGCCCGCCGCGGCGCTGCCCGCGGCGGCGGCCGACGAGTGA
- the gatC gene encoding Asp-tRNA(Asn)/Glu-tRNA(Gln) amidotransferase subunit GatC translates to MPGITREEVAHLARLARLELKPEELDHLAGQLDDIIGAVARVSEVADQDVPPTSHPLPLTNVMRADEVRPSLTSEQALSGAPAQEQQRFKVPQILGEE, encoded by the coding sequence ATGCCTGGCATCACGCGCGAGGAGGTCGCCCACCTCGCCCGGCTGGCGCGTCTGGAGCTGAAGCCCGAGGAACTAGACCACCTCGCGGGACAGCTCGACGACATCATCGGCGCGGTGGCCCGCGTCAGCGAGGTCGCCGACCAAGACGTACCGCCGACCTCCCACCCGCTGCCGCTGACCAACGTCATGCGCGCGGACGAGGTCCGTCCGTCGCTCACCTCCGAGCAGGCGCTCTCCGGCGCCCCGGCCCAGGAGCAGCAGCGTTTCAAGGTGCCGCAGATCCTGGGTGAGGAGTGA
- the gatA gene encoding Asp-tRNA(Asn)/Glu-tRNA(Gln) amidotransferase subunit GatA — MTDMNSIIRLTAAETAEKIASGELTAVEVAEAHLARIEAVDEKVHAFLHVDREGALAQARAVDAKRERGEKLGPLAGVPLALKDIFTTEGVPTTVGSKILEGWIPPYDATLTKRLKDADVVILGKTNMDEFAMGSSTENSAYGPTGNPWDLTRIPGGSGGGSSAALASYQAPLAIGTDTGGSIRQPAAVTGTVGVKPTYGAVSRYGMVAFSSSLDQGGPCARTVLDAALLHEVIAGHDPLDSTSIDEPVPPVVEAARNGSVAGMRVGVVKQFRGEGYQAGVIQRFDESVELLKELGAEIVELDCPSFDLALSAYYLIAPSECSSNLARFDGLRYGLRTGDDGTHSAEEVTSLTREEGFGAEVKRRIMLGTYALSSGYYDAYYGSAQKVRTLIKRDFDKAFEQVDVIVSPTTPTTAFAIGERADDPMAMYLADLCTIPTNLAGNAAMSLPCGLAPEDNLPVGLQIIAPVMKDDRLYKVGAAVEAAFVEKWGHPLLEEAPSL, encoded by the coding sequence GTGACGGACATGAACAGCATCATCAGGCTCACCGCCGCCGAGACCGCCGAGAAGATCGCCTCCGGCGAGCTCACGGCCGTCGAGGTCGCCGAGGCCCACCTGGCCCGGATCGAGGCCGTCGACGAGAAGGTGCACGCCTTCCTGCACGTCGACCGCGAGGGCGCGCTCGCGCAGGCCCGCGCCGTCGACGCGAAGCGGGAGCGCGGCGAGAAGCTCGGCCCGCTGGCCGGCGTGCCGCTCGCGCTCAAGGACATCTTCACCACCGAGGGCGTGCCGACCACGGTCGGCTCCAAGATCCTCGAGGGCTGGATCCCGCCGTACGACGCGACGCTCACCAAGCGGCTGAAGGACGCCGACGTGGTGATCCTCGGCAAGACCAACATGGACGAGTTCGCCATGGGGTCCTCCACCGAGAACAGCGCCTACGGGCCCACCGGCAACCCCTGGGACCTCACCAGGATCCCCGGCGGCTCCGGCGGCGGTTCGAGCGCCGCGCTCGCCTCCTACCAGGCCCCGCTCGCCATCGGCACCGACACCGGCGGCTCCATCCGCCAGCCGGCCGCCGTCACCGGCACGGTCGGCGTGAAGCCGACGTACGGCGCGGTCTCCCGCTACGGCATGGTCGCCTTCTCCTCCTCCCTCGACCAGGGCGGCCCCTGCGCCCGTACGGTCCTGGACGCGGCCCTGCTGCACGAGGTGATCGCCGGGCACGACCCGCTCGACTCCACCTCCATCGACGAGCCGGTCCCGCCGGTCGTCGAGGCCGCCCGCAACGGCAGCGTCGCCGGCATGCGTGTCGGCGTCGTCAAGCAGTTCCGCGGCGAGGGCTACCAGGCCGGCGTCATCCAGCGGTTCGACGAGTCCGTCGAGCTGCTCAAGGAGCTGGGCGCCGAGATCGTCGAGCTGGACTGCCCGTCCTTCGACCTGGCCCTGTCGGCGTACTACCTGATCGCGCCGTCCGAGTGCTCGTCCAACCTGGCCCGCTTCGACGGCCTGCGTTACGGCCTGCGCACCGGCGACGACGGCACGCACTCCGCGGAGGAGGTCACCTCCCTCACCCGTGAGGAGGGCTTCGGTGCCGAGGTCAAGCGCCGGATCATGCTCGGCACGTACGCGCTGAGCTCCGGCTACTACGACGCGTACTACGGCAGCGCCCAGAAGGTCCGCACCCTGATCAAGCGGGACTTCGACAAGGCGTTCGAGCAGGTCGACGTGATCGTCTCCCCGACGACCCCGACCACCGCCTTCGCGATCGGCGAGCGCGCCGACGACCCGATGGCGATGTACCTCGCCGACCTGTGCACCATCCCGACCAACCTGGCGGGCAACGCGGCCATGTCGCTGCCCTGCGGGCTCGCCCCGGAGGACAACCTCCCGGTGGGCCTGCAGATCATCGCCCCGGTGATGAAGGACGACCGGCTGTACAAGGTGGGTGCCGCCGTCGAGGCCGCCTTCGTGGAAAAGTGGGGTCACCCGCTGCTCGAGGAGGCTCCGTCGCTGTGA
- the gatB gene encoding Asp-tRNA(Asn)/Glu-tRNA(Gln) amidotransferase subunit GatB, which produces MTTTTDLVSYEDALASYDPVMGLEVHVELGTATKMFCGCSTALGAEPNTQTCPTCLGMPGALPVVNATGVESAIKIGLALHCEIAEWCRFARKNYFYPDMPKNFQTSQYDEPIAFNGYLDVQLEDGETFRVEIERAHMEEDTGKSTHVGGATGRIHGASHSLLDYNRAGIPLIEIVTKPITGAGERAPEVAKAYVRELRELIRALGVSEARMEMGQMRCDVNLSLMPKDADKFGTRSETKNVNSLRSVERAARFEIQRHAAVLNGGGTVIQETRHFHEDTGSTTSGRIKEEAEDYRYFPEPDLVPVAPSREWVEEIRAALPELPLVRRNRLREEWGVSATEMQAILNAGALDLIVATIDAGADAASARKWWMGELARAANESGKALDELSITPAQVARVTELVAGGELNDKLARQVIEGVLAGEGTPDEVVDKRGLKVVSDEGALTAAVDEAIAGNPGVADKIRGGKVAAAGALVGAVMKATRGQADAARVKELILEKLGVEG; this is translated from the coding sequence GTGACCACCACGACCGACCTGGTGTCGTACGAGGACGCGCTGGCGTCGTACGACCCCGTCATGGGCCTTGAGGTCCATGTCGAACTCGGCACCGCCACCAAGATGTTCTGCGGCTGCTCGACCGCGCTCGGCGCCGAGCCGAACACCCAGACCTGCCCGACCTGCCTCGGCATGCCCGGCGCGCTCCCGGTCGTCAACGCGACCGGCGTGGAGTCCGCCATCAAGATCGGCCTCGCGCTGCACTGCGAGATCGCCGAGTGGTGCCGCTTCGCCCGGAAGAACTACTTCTATCCGGACATGCCGAAGAACTTCCAGACCTCCCAGTACGACGAGCCGATCGCCTTCAACGGCTACCTCGACGTGCAGCTCGAGGACGGCGAGACCTTCCGCGTGGAGATCGAGCGCGCCCACATGGAGGAGGACACCGGCAAGTCGACGCACGTCGGCGGTGCCACCGGCCGCATCCACGGCGCGTCCCACTCGCTCCTCGACTACAACCGCGCAGGCATCCCGTTGATCGAGATCGTCACCAAGCCGATCACCGGCGCCGGCGAGCGGGCCCCGGAGGTGGCCAAGGCCTACGTCCGCGAGCTGCGCGAGCTCATCCGGGCCCTCGGCGTGTCCGAGGCCCGGATGGAGATGGGCCAGATGCGCTGCGACGTCAACCTGTCGCTGATGCCCAAGGACGCCGACAAGTTCGGCACCCGCTCCGAGACGAAGAACGTCAACTCGCTGCGGTCCGTGGAGCGCGCGGCCCGCTTCGAGATCCAGCGCCACGCCGCCGTGCTGAACGGCGGCGGCACGGTGATCCAGGAGACCCGCCACTTCCACGAGGACACGGGGTCCACGACCTCCGGCCGCATCAAGGAGGAGGCCGAGGACTACCGGTACTTCCCCGAGCCGGACCTGGTCCCGGTGGCGCCCTCGCGCGAGTGGGTCGAGGAGATCCGCGCCGCGCTGCCGGAGCTGCCGCTGGTGCGCCGCAACCGGCTCCGCGAGGAGTGGGGCGTCTCGGCCACCGAGATGCAGGCCATCCTCAACGCCGGTGCCCTGGACCTCATCGTCGCCACGATCGACGCGGGCGCGGACGCCGCCTCCGCCCGCAAGTGGTGGATGGGCGAGCTGGCGCGTGCCGCCAACGAGTCCGGCAAGGCGCTGGACGAGCTGTCGATCACGCCGGCGCAGGTGGCCCGGGTCACCGAGCTGGTCGCCGGTGGCGAACTGAACGACAAGCTGGCCCGCCAGGTCATCGAGGGCGTCCTCGCCGGCGAGGGCACCCCGGACGAGGTCGTCGACAAGCGCGGCCTGAAGGTGGTCTCCGACGAGGGCGCGCTGACCGCCGCCGTCGACGAGGCCATCGCCGGCAACCCGGGCGTCGCGGACAAGATCCGCGGCGGCAAGGTGGCCGCGGCCGGCGCCCTGGTCGGCGCGGTCATGAAGGCCACCCGCGGCCAGGCCGACGCGGCCCGCGTCAAGGAGCTGATCCTGGAGAAGCTCGGCGTCGAGGGCTGA
- a CDS encoding MMPL family transporter, whose product MAALARWCVRHRLVVVLLWLLAFGGITAASSVTGSAYSNDYEVPGTESGRATQLLKEGFPGLGGDSDTVVWHTASGTVRAPDVEQTMTRTLDRIAALPEVASVTSPYTDQGVQDSDQISHDGRTAYATVTFTRPSQDITKPQAEAVVGAAKAAGTDGLQVELGGSAISLTAASGDHTAEIVGVLVAAGVLLIAFGSLAAAVLPIASALLSVGTAHAAIGLLGHAMTVADFAPMLGMLIGLGVGIDYALFIVTRHRRGLKRGLTPTEAVTNAVATTGRAVVFAGATVCIALLGMLILRLGFLNGVAVAASLTVVLTVAASVTLLPALLSFVGPRALSRRERRRLAEHGPEPEVPTGFAARWSAFVERHPKALGVVALAVITVLALPTLTLRLGTSDQGNDPSTSTTRKAYDLVAEGFGPGVNGPLTLVTRVDGAEGRLALDNLDTTLRATEGVAAVTPATYNSSGTVAYLTVVPDSAPQSQHTSDLVQRLRTDVLPRAETGTALDLHVGGVTAGYDDFAGVIIGRLPLFVGVVVGLGCVLLLLAFRSLGIPLKAAAMNIAAVAAAFGVVVTIFQWGWGSEFLGLGRAGPIEPFLPVIMVSVLFGLSMDYQVFLVSRMYEEWLETGDNRRAVRVGLAETSRVINSAAVIMISVFLAFVLSGDRVIAMFGIALASAVALDAFVLRTLLVPALMHLLGRANWWLPRRLDRVLPRISIEPPECRAAHERLTDVVGELAKETRQDVRDTPA is encoded by the coding sequence GTGGCAGCCCTAGCGCGCTGGTGTGTCCGGCACCGCCTCGTCGTCGTACTGCTCTGGCTGCTCGCCTTCGGCGGGATCACCGCGGCCTCCTCGGTCACCGGCTCCGCCTACTCCAACGACTACGAGGTCCCCGGCACCGAGTCGGGACGCGCCACCCAGCTGCTCAAGGAGGGCTTCCCGGGACTCGGCGGCGACAGCGACACCGTCGTCTGGCACACCGCGTCCGGCACGGTGCGCGCCCCGGACGTCGAGCAGACGATGACCCGCACCCTGGACAGGATCGCCGCGCTGCCCGAGGTGGCGTCCGTGACCAGTCCCTACACGGACCAGGGCGTCCAGGATTCCGACCAGATCAGCCACGACGGGCGCACCGCGTACGCCACCGTCACCTTCACCCGCCCGTCCCAGGACATCACCAAGCCCCAGGCCGAGGCCGTGGTCGGAGCGGCCAAGGCGGCCGGCACCGACGGGCTCCAGGTGGAACTCGGCGGCAGCGCGATCAGCCTCACCGCGGCCTCCGGCGACCACACCGCCGAGATCGTCGGCGTGCTCGTCGCCGCCGGGGTGCTGCTCATCGCCTTCGGCTCGCTCGCCGCGGCCGTGCTGCCCATCGCCAGCGCCCTGCTGAGCGTGGGCACCGCGCACGCCGCCATCGGCCTCCTCGGGCACGCCATGACGGTCGCCGACTTCGCGCCCATGCTGGGCATGCTGATCGGACTCGGCGTCGGCATCGACTACGCGCTGTTCATCGTGACCCGGCACCGGCGCGGGCTGAAACGCGGGCTCACTCCCACCGAGGCGGTCACGAACGCCGTCGCCACCACCGGACGCGCCGTCGTCTTCGCGGGCGCCACGGTGTGCATCGCCCTGCTCGGCATGCTCATCCTCAGACTGGGCTTCCTCAACGGCGTGGCGGTCGCCGCCTCCCTGACCGTCGTCCTCACCGTCGCCGCCTCGGTGACCCTGCTGCCCGCGCTGCTGTCCTTCGTCGGCCCGCGCGCCCTCAGCCGCCGCGAACGGCGCCGCCTGGCCGAGCACGGGCCCGAACCCGAGGTGCCCACCGGGTTCGCCGCCCGCTGGTCGGCCTTTGTCGAACGTCACCCCAAGGCGCTCGGCGTCGTGGCCCTCGCCGTCATCACCGTGCTGGCGCTGCCCACGCTCACCCTCCGTCTCGGCACCTCCGACCAGGGCAACGACCCCAGCACCTCGACCACCCGGAAGGCGTACGACCTCGTCGCCGAGGGTTTCGGGCCGGGCGTCAACGGGCCGCTCACCCTGGTGACCCGGGTCGACGGGGCCGAGGGCAGACTCGCCCTGGACAACCTCGACACCACCCTGCGCGCCACCGAGGGCGTCGCCGCGGTGACTCCGGCGACATACAACTCCAGTGGCACCGTGGCCTATCTGACCGTGGTCCCCGACTCCGCGCCGCAGTCCCAGCACACCAGCGACCTCGTCCAGCGGCTGCGCACCGATGTGCTGCCGCGCGCCGAGACCGGCACCGCGCTCGACCTGCACGTCGGAGGGGTCACCGCCGGATACGACGACTTCGCCGGCGTGATCATCGGCAGACTGCCACTGTTCGTCGGCGTGGTGGTCGGCCTCGGCTGCGTCCTGCTGCTGCTCGCCTTCCGGTCCCTCGGCATCCCGCTGAAGGCCGCCGCGATGAACATAGCCGCCGTCGCCGCCGCGTTCGGCGTGGTCGTCACGATCTTCCAGTGGGGCTGGGGCAGCGAGTTCCTCGGCCTCGGCCGAGCGGGACCGATCGAACCCTTCCTGCCCGTGATCATGGTCTCGGTGCTCTTCGGGCTCTCCATGGACTACCAGGTCTTCCTGGTCAGCCGGATGTACGAGGAGTGGCTGGAGACCGGCGACAACCGGCGGGCCGTCCGCGTCGGCCTCGCCGAGACCAGCCGGGTGATCAACTCCGCCGCGGTCATCATGATCTCGGTCTTCCTCGCCTTCGTGCTCAGCGGCGACCGGGTGATCGCCATGTTCGGCATCGCGCTCGCCTCCGCCGTCGCCCTCGACGCCTTCGTGCTGCGCACCCTGCTCGTGCCCGCCCTGATGCACCTGCTCGGCCGCGCCAACTGGTGGCTGCCGCGCCGGCTCGACCGCGTACTGCCCCGGATCAGCATCGAGCCGCCCGAGTGCCGCGCCGCGCACGAGAGGCTCACGGACGTCGTGGGCGAACTGGCGAAGGAGACGCGGCAGGACGTACGCGACACCCCTGCGTGA
- a CDS encoding helix-turn-helix transcriptional regulator, producing the protein MLGHVETRSVSPVFVGRADELSTLHDALARAARGEPQALLLGGEAGVGKTRLVEEFAAAAARAGAVVALGGCVEMGADGLPFAPFSAALRALRRELPGELAAAAAGQEEELARLLPELGEPAPARGTGRHDEEGMARLFELTARLLERVAADHTVVVALEDLHWADASTRHLLAYLLRTLRTGRLVVLTTYRSDDIHRRHPLRPLLAELDRLRTVRRLELARLTRQEVGRQIAGILATEPDPVQVDEIFERSDGNAFFVEELAVAAHEGCRTSLSDSLRDLLLVRVETLPEPAQRIVRIAAEGGSTVEHRLLAAVARLAEDDLIEALRGAVNANILIAAATGDGYRFRHSLVREAVGDDLLPGERTRLNRRYAEALEADPTLVPSDERVTRLASYWYHAHDPAKALPAVLDASVAARARHAYSEQLRLLERAMELWDAAPEEVRARLRPVDYTEIYPPCGGDPATTPLTFLDLMAEAAVAGRFCGERDRALKIIKRALRLVKDDNDPLRAAWFWIQRSKLVQAKAHGDGWQELGTAQDLVRGLPPSEVHAEVLANVAQWSMVHVPGPDALSAAERAVEYARMVGAREIEMTARLTLGGLMVQAGDVEAGLAEMYEVNRRTVGDCIAAVAGRSYVNLPSELESVGRSREAVPLMEQGIAFTRRFGLLDSEAWVWGNLAESLFTLGRWEEAAEAASRSRRVGQSAKPRGFRARIRAELALERGDLAEASGQLADALDNFGAHDNAPQHALPLARIAVAVAAGEGRLLDARAELQRVLDDGFPPGTQRYGWPLLLTAATVETRAAGLPVAGPGRAETLELIRGAAKSLTTNVPVWQAYERWVRAELLHAEGRGCPEEWAGIVAAFETLERPYDLARVRCRLAEVLLGTDEDQRDRATELLRLAHAVAEHLRARPLADSVSLLARRARLALTGAAQQSSASADPVESLGLTGRERDVLRLVSAGRTNRQIAEELFISPKTASVHVSNILAKMGVSGRGEAAALAHRLGMFPPGAEDRLVAG; encoded by the coding sequence ATGCTCGGGCATGTGGAGACCAGGTCCGTCAGTCCCGTGTTCGTCGGCCGCGCCGACGAGTTGAGCACGCTGCACGACGCGCTCGCCCGCGCGGCCCGGGGAGAGCCGCAGGCCCTGCTGCTCGGCGGTGAGGCGGGCGTCGGCAAGACCCGCCTGGTCGAGGAGTTCGCCGCCGCTGCCGCTCGCGCCGGCGCCGTCGTGGCACTCGGCGGCTGTGTGGAGATGGGCGCCGACGGACTGCCGTTCGCCCCCTTCTCCGCCGCCCTGCGCGCCCTGCGCCGTGAACTGCCCGGCGAGCTCGCCGCCGCGGCTGCCGGACAGGAGGAGGAACTCGCCCGGCTGCTGCCGGAACTCGGCGAGCCGGCTCCCGCCCGAGGCACCGGCCGGCACGACGAGGAAGGCATGGCCCGCCTCTTCGAACTCACCGCCCGCCTGCTGGAGCGCGTCGCCGCCGACCACACCGTCGTCGTCGCTCTCGAGGACCTGCACTGGGCCGACGCCTCCACCCGGCACCTGCTCGCCTACCTCTTGCGCACCCTGCGCACCGGCCGCCTCGTCGTCCTGACCACCTACCGCTCCGACGACATCCACCGCCGCCACCCGCTACGGCCGTTGCTCGCCGAACTCGACCGGCTCCGCACGGTCCGCCGCCTCGAACTCGCCCGCCTCACCCGGCAGGAAGTGGGGCGGCAGATCGCCGGCATCCTCGCCACCGAGCCGGACCCGGTCCAGGTCGACGAGATCTTCGAACGCTCCGACGGCAACGCCTTCTTCGTCGAGGAACTCGCCGTCGCCGCTCACGAGGGCTGCCGCACAAGTCTCAGCGACTCCCTGCGCGACCTGCTGCTCGTCCGGGTCGAGACGCTGCCCGAGCCCGCCCAGCGGATCGTCAGGATCGCCGCCGAGGGCGGGTCGACCGTCGAGCACCGGCTGCTCGCGGCCGTCGCCCGGCTCGCCGAGGACGACCTCATCGAGGCGCTGCGGGGCGCCGTGAACGCCAACATCCTCATCGCCGCCGCGACCGGGGACGGCTACCGCTTCCGGCACTCCCTGGTACGAGAGGCCGTCGGCGACGACCTGCTGCCCGGCGAGCGCACCCGCCTCAACCGCCGCTACGCCGAAGCCCTGGAGGCCGACCCCACCCTCGTCCCGTCCGACGAGCGGGTCACACGGCTGGCCAGCTACTGGTACCACGCCCACGACCCGGCCAAGGCCCTGCCCGCCGTCCTTGACGCCTCCGTCGCGGCCCGCGCACGCCACGCCTACAGCGAGCAACTGCGGCTGCTGGAAAGGGCGATGGAGCTGTGGGACGCCGCACCGGAAGAGGTGCGGGCCCGGCTGCGGCCCGTCGACTACACCGAGATCTACCCTCCCTGCGGCGGGGATCCGGCGACCACCCCGCTCACCTTCCTCGACCTGATGGCCGAGGCCGCCGTCGCGGGCCGCTTCTGCGGGGAGCGGGACCGCGCCCTGAAGATCATCAAGCGGGCACTGCGCCTCGTGAAGGACGACAACGACCCCCTCCGCGCCGCCTGGTTCTGGATCCAGCGCTCCAAACTGGTCCAGGCGAAGGCCCACGGCGACGGATGGCAGGAACTGGGCACCGCGCAGGACCTCGTGCGCGGGCTGCCTCCGTCCGAGGTGCACGCGGAGGTGCTGGCCAACGTCGCCCAGTGGTCCATGGTCCACGTGCCGGGCCCCGACGCCCTCTCCGCCGCCGAACGGGCCGTGGAGTACGCCCGCATGGTCGGCGCCCGCGAGATCGAGATGACCGCGCGGCTCACCCTGGGCGGCCTCATGGTCCAGGCCGGCGACGTCGAGGCGGGCCTCGCCGAGATGTACGAGGTCAACAGGCGCACGGTCGGCGACTGCATCGCCGCTGTCGCCGGCCGCTCCTACGTCAACCTGCCCTCCGAGCTGGAGTCCGTCGGCCGCTCCCGCGAGGCCGTGCCGCTCATGGAACAGGGCATCGCCTTCACCCGGCGCTTCGGCCTGCTGGACAGCGAGGCCTGGGTGTGGGGCAACCTCGCCGAGTCGCTGTTCACCCTTGGGCGTTGGGAGGAGGCCGCCGAGGCCGCCTCCCGGTCCCGCCGGGTCGGCCAGAGCGCCAAGCCGCGCGGCTTCCGCGCCCGTATCCGTGCCGAACTCGCCCTCGAACGCGGCGACCTGGCCGAAGCCTCCGGTCAACTGGCCGACGCCCTCGACAACTTCGGCGCCCACGACAACGCACCGCAGCACGCCCTGCCGCTCGCCCGCATCGCCGTCGCGGTCGCCGCGGGCGAGGGCCGCCTGCTGGACGCCCGTGCCGAACTCCAGCGCGTCCTGGACGACGGCTTCCCGCCCGGCACCCAGCGCTACGGCTGGCCGCTGCTGCTCACCGCCGCCACGGTGGAGACCCGCGCGGCAGGGCTGCCCGTCGCCGGCCCCGGACGCGCCGAGACCCTGGAGCTGATCCGCGGCGCCGCCAAGTCGCTGACCACCAACGTCCCCGTCTGGCAGGCGTACGAACGCTGGGTGCGCGCCGAACTGCTCCACGCCGAGGGCCGCGGCTGCCCGGAGGAGTGGGCCGGGATCGTCGCCGCCTTCGAGACGCTGGAGCGCCCCTACGACCTCGCCCGCGTCCGCTGCCGTCTCGCCGAGGTCCTGCTCGGCACCGACGAGGACCAGCGGGACCGGGCCACCGAGCTGCTGCGCCTGGCGCACGCCGTCGCCGAGCACCTGCGCGCCCGCCCGCTCGCCGACTCCGTCTCCCTGCTGGCCCGGCGCGCCCGCCTCGCCCTGACCGGCGCCGCGCAGCAATCCTCCGCTTCCGCCGACCCCGTCGAGTCCCTGGGCCTGACCGGCCGGGAACGCGACGTCCTGCGGCTGGTGTCCGCCGGCCGCACCAACCGGCAGATAGCCGAGGAACTGTTCATCTCGCCGAAGACGGCCAGCGTCCACGTTTCGAACATCCTGGCTAAAATGGGTGTTTCGGGCCGCGGAGAGGCGGCGGCACTGGCCCACCGGCTGGGCATGTTTCCGCCGGGGGCCGAAGACCGGCTGGTCGCGGGCTGA